atttttgtaaatttagaatttagtttgtatatttttatttctaagaatttagtgctaatatttttaaattgtcgAAGTCATatattcaaacaaataattatattagattcattaaataaatattaaaaaaagaaaaatgtaaaaataaaaggaatatttacataataaattataagaaagtacaaattaacataaaaaattaaaattgttgcGATCCTGGGGACGTGCCCGGCGCTGGCGTGTAACGATCCGGATGCCTCCGTCGGCGATGCCGTGCACCTTGATGAGGCGTTTGATAATTGCTCGGTCCAGAGTCCTGTGTCACTTCCGATGTAGTTAAAAAGGTGGAATAATTATATTCACCATAATCGGGACTTAATTGGTATTGCGTGACCGGAGGTGCCGATGGAAAAATATCCTCAGTGGTGGGTGTATGTGCTTCAGGGTGGAAGTCCATGTGGTATGAGGATGACGATTCGGATCGTGTCGGATGTTGACGGTGGAGGTTGTCACcaaaaaaatcttcaaatgaTGGAGGAACTCCATGCAGTGGATCCGGATCTATGAACTGTGATGATGAGTCGGATGCTTCATTTTCGGCCCCCAATTCGGCCCCGAATGGCGGAACTCGGTTACTACGCGGTTGGGTGTTCCTTGGTTGCGATCGCGAAGAATCAGGTCGCGCGTCTCTTTGGATCAGCATGTACTGACCCTGGAATATGAAGGGTTTCCCATGTGCCATATACCATGCTGCGTACTCGGGCATAGGAGAGAACCCTCCCTCTAAGACATACAAGGGAGGGCGCCTCAAATGTCGCTGATTCCACAGAAAGATATATGGTTCATGTTTCTGTGCCCAATTTAAAGAGTCCCGAGTCGGCCCCTTTTTATCCATTCCGTGGACATCTGAGATGTCAACGGGAGGGTTCGGTATAGGCTGTGCGCAACCGAATTGCCTCAAAACCCGACCTCCATCGTGCCACTCcaccatatgaaaattaatCAACGGCACATTAGCCACGAACACGTGTTGCTGCTCGACCACCCATGACGGTATGAGTGCCGCGAGATCTTTCTGAGTATATggcatccatataaactgcaAAATAAAGACAACACGTtactctatatttttatttttatttaaaaaaatatatttggaaTCGTAATTTACGCCATCACCGGAATGAGTCTCTATCATCATACGGTACACAGGTTGCTCTCGCACACGCTGCATGAACATGCGCACACGGATATCGAAGAGTCTGAAATATCTCGCACTCGCATCGCCTGTTTTGCAGATCAACTGCATACGACCTAGGTGGAAGACCTAAACGGCGACCGATGTACTCCTGTACTCGGAAAGTCTCCAAGTCACGTGAATACAATTCTGCGTTCATTGTTTGTGCCCTTCGACTATATACCGCCATGGCCTTTCGGACGACCTCTATGTACACGTGCCCGGCCTCGATCTGCTTAGCTTGTTTCGACCCCATCTTAGGCATCAATGTTGCCAACCTATAGAATGTTGCCGAGAATACAGCAGAAATCGGGAGATGGCGTGTGCGCCTCAATACAGAGTTCACCACCTCGACGAGGTTAGTCGTCATTTGCCCATACCGAAACCCTTCATCGTAAATTTGAGTCCATTGCCAGTTTTCCATGCTCCCCAACCATGTCCGGAGATTTGTTGGTAAAGATGACATCTGAGATTCAAGCCTTGCGAACCTCTGCATGAATCTTCTCGGTTCTAACTCATAGGCTGCATATTTAATTTCACTCcaccaaattaaaaacaatacaatatttggaaagtaattttttaaataaatacaaacaaattGTTGTACCCATGTTCACGAGTTCTTTTTTCCAATCTTTATTCTTGTAATCTCTATGAAAGTTTGCCGCGATGTGCCGGATGCAATAAACAGACCTCCACGGAACCCCCGATCGCCTTATCGCAGCAAGTAATCCTTTCGATCTATCTAATATAAGACAAATATTGTCTTCTCTGACAACGTGCCTCCGTAAATTTGTGAGGAAAAATTCCCAAGACTCGAAGCACTCACGCTCGACGATGGCAAAAGCGATCGGGAGTACATTTCGATTGTCGTCTTGTGCAACAGCAATCAAGAGGATTTGTGTGTATTTGCCATACAACCACGTCCCATCCACCTGCACCATTGGCTTGCAATAAGGGAAGGCCCTAACGCACGGCTCGAACGTCCAAAACAACCGGTGAAAAACTCATTTCCCCGGTTGTATCTCCCCGTCAGGGCTTTGATATGGCAGTGTTTGCAAATCAGTGACTGTCCCCGGCACATACTCATGCATTCCAACTATCCACCCTTGAAGCTCGTTGTATGACACATCCCAGTCACCATACAACTCTCGCATTGCCATTTGCTTTGCCCACCATGCCTTTCGGTATGACACTTTGTACTTGAATCGAGCTTGCATATCCGCAATAAGGACCGACACTTGAATGGTGGGTGACTCTTTCACCAAAGGGATGATGCAGTTGCATATAGTTTTTGCATCTAACTTTCTATGGTCTTGCGACACACGAGCAGACGTGCTTGTGTGTGGACCTTCTAGTTTCCTTATCATCCACATCTATGTCCCCTGCATTAACGCGGCCCGGACACGCCATTTACAACCACTTGACGCTTTCCAACATTCTCCTGCGTACAAAGACTGCGTCGACTTCGTTACTTTATAATCCACACCTAACTTCAAACTAAGTTTTTTTATAGCATGTAAATAGTCTTTTTTGTTATCAAATTGTTGCCCAATAAACAACTCTTCTTCGTCAAATTCATTGTGAACTAAGTGAGTCGGCACAATATCTGGGTATTCCGAGAACTCGCGTGCAAGAGCTGCATCAGGATCCACGTCGCTCATGAAGGTTCCTggattatttcttataattataCCAGGGCCCGTGTTTCCAATCGGATGGGGGATCGCATTTTCACCCTCTACCGGCCCTTCCTCGTCTATGTCTTCAGGGATATCATCCAAATCGGGGTCACTAAAATCATCGTTGGGATCACGGTGGGACTGATCATCATTATCGGACCCTTCATCACAATCTTCTATGGTGGCCAGCACCTCTGGATGGATCTCTAGACAATGACTCGAGTATGGGGTGTTATAGAACATCCACCAGTGTTTGGATTTTCGGGAGTTGGCGCCGACAATACAAAGCCTGACTGATCTTCCCAAGGGACGTTAAGATCAAAATCAATTTCGGAGCGCTGGCTTGCTGGAATTACCATTTGAATGGGATCCGGTTCAGTTATCTCCGCGAACAACTCAACTAGATTGGGATTTTCTATACCAAGGGGGCAATAAATTGCTATCATTGTACctaaatcatcatcatcttcaagctcCATTTCTGAGAACTTTAGTGGATCAGTTGAAATCGGAAATCTATAAAACAGTCTCGACATTTGCTTTCCGCAACGGCTTGCTATCTTTGTACTGATTTTTCGTTTCAAATCCGATAGCGAAATCTGTTTGTTGAACCTCATTCCTATTTTTTTCCGGCTTTGGAATACACATccttcttcatttgatttatcATTTCACCATCGAaatgaacataaacaaaaaGTATTTGagaactcattttcaaaaaaaattgctttCCTTTAAACAGAGGAAAAAAACTTTTCAAACTAGAcaaatggaagatgaaatggcctatatatatatgattgtactaggtgccggccattgacaggtcaacacccaaaaaatttttttttatttttttcgtatatttatatctgactctgacacgaaaaaaaaaattttttttaaaatttgtactgAGTGCCGGCCATTGAAGGCcagcacccaaatttttttattttttcagatattTATATCGACCACgacaaaaaaagaatttttttaaaaaaaattatcttggtgccgccattgacaaagccaatgacccaaaaattttttaaattttttcagaTATTTATATCGACTcgacatgaaaaaaaaagtaaatttttttaaatttgtcttgAGTCTTGACCATTGACAAAGCCACcaaaaaacttttttaattttccttgtATATTTATATCGATTCGACACAAAAaaaggattttttattttgtctttggTGCCTTGACCATTGATGAAGCCAaagacccaaaaatttttaaatttttctcgTATATTTATATCGATTcgacacaaaaaagaaaaaaattttaatttgtcttggtGCCGCCATTGACAGTCCGCAcctaaacatttttaaattttttcagtATATTTATATCGATTCgacccaaaaaagaaattttttattttgtcttgaGTGCTTGACCATTGATGACAGCcaacacccaaaatttttttacttttctcgtatatttatatatgattctgacacgaaaaaaaaagtaaatttttttaatttgtcttggtGCCACCATTGTGAGCCAAAGACCCAAaaagctttttttattttctcgtATATTTATATCGATTCGacattaaaaagaattttttattttgtcttggtgccgccattgatgtgccaacacccaaatttttttaattttctcgtATATTTATATCGATtcgacacaaaaaaaaaatttttttaaatttatctggtgccggccattgatgAAGCCAAcacctaaaaattttttaaattttttcagaTATTTGTATCTGATTTTGAccgaaaaaaaagaattttttattttgtctttgagtgccgccattgatgaatgacacccaaaatttttttactttttctcgtatatttatatctgattctgacacgaaaaaaagaatttttttttaaaaatttgtactaggtgccggccattgacaggccagcacccaaaattttttttcgtatatttatatcttattctaacaaaaaaaaaggaaattttttttttactgttgggtgccggccattgacaggccagcacccaaaaattaatttttttttattttttttctttctcctttttcgTATATTAgtaatatacaaatttaaaaaaaatacatgggttcTGGCCACTGACaggccaaaacccaaaaaattaatttttttaattctgacATAATTATTAGGCAATCATTGGTGCAAAAAAAGAGGGGCACTGttcattttaggttattttggtgattgtttcTGAACTTGGGTTATTTTtgcaaatataatttatttttggccTATTTTGGTAAAACAGCCCGATATATCTCATTTCAAATCTATGAAGAGGGTGCTGAGATACATCAAAGGAACAACTAATTTTGGTATTTGGTTCAGAATGGCAAAACACTAAAATGGAAAACTCCTTGAAACTTGTTGAGTACACTGATATTGATTGGGCTGGATCGGTGGATGACATGTGAagtgtacaagcccaattttaaCCCTTCCCAAACCCATTACAAAACAACCCACCAGCCCAAACCCAAGACCCAAAACAGACCCAAAGCCCAACTACTAGCCCAATAATCCCAAACAACTCAGCCCAATTACAAACAAACCCTAACCCAAACactttcagaaaaaaaaacctaacccctaaccctagCCGCCGCACCTAGCCCACTTGCCCCCTGCCATCGCCGCGCCGCACGTCACGTCTCTGCCATCACCAACTCCACCCACTTGCCTGCAAAATCAGAGAAAGAAATGacaagtaaagaaaaaaataatagatcAAAATATTGTAAACATGGCTATAAAGCCATAACAACCAATGTAAAAGggggattttgtttttttttctaggagattttgaaggaaaagaaatagaaacagAAAAAAAGGTGGTTACCGATTTGGATCTAaaggtttcttttaatttttacttctttttactctatttatttttgtttttattttaaaaatatacgaaaatacaaaaaaagaataaaaaggaaagatttTTACCTTCGTCGGTGGTGCCGGAGTGCTCGGGGAGGCCAAGGGAGTGCGTGGAAGAGAAAAGGAGGAAACTTTTCAGTTCACTTGCAGTGTCTGCTGCACTGCCCGTACGCCGACGACCGTGGCCGATGCGATGGCCGGATTCTGGGGAGAAGGAGGaggtttgagagaaaaaaaggggaagggttttgaatttttttagaaaagtggcagaaataatttttttaaaaaaattttgggcttAAATAGgcccccaaaacgacgccgttttgggcaggcctctcaggcaccaaaacgacgtcgttttggttGACCCGATTCGCCCGACCCGCACccaaggatccgcgcgtttttgTTTAAGGGTCTATTTTCGCAATTAGTCCCTTTGATTTTGTGGCACTTTCAGGACAGTTTTTCGCATATTTGCAATTTCGGCCATAAGTTTctcttttgtttaaatttggtCCATAGACTATGAGATTGGACTTCGCttgaacggcgtcgtttggtcGGTGTGGAATATTTCCTAATTGGCCCTTCTATTTTTTGCGTGCCTCACATTTTGATCCCTtaccctattttatttttgatttcagCCCTGAGATTTCGCTTCagttttgatttagtcctattattattattattattattattattattttcattaataattactatgtaattttaaatatatgtgctatgttatattatcattattatataagTGTTTATacattacatatattttatctaatatatataaatttatatatatatatgcatatttatgtACGTATATCTATAttccctttttttcttataaatatatgtatacatacttatatatgtattttacttaataattttaaatatacatatgtacatACATTTTTTTCATATGTTATAATCGTCATATAATCttcttttttatgttcatttatgtatttgtttatatgttcattttatgtttttagtttatttatttatttatttgctatggaATGTATGATTGATCTATTATTCgctttattcatattttttattcacttCACCATGTTTATTATTCCATCATGCATATAAacttcatatttcaaaaaaggaaaatatttcaaaataaggcaatattttgcgtttggaaattcgaggaacgtgccctaaggtactgggtttcgatttctcgttcgaccaaatgacttaatatccttttcaaaaattttcaaaataaagcaatattttgtgtttggaaattcgaggaacgtgccctaaggtactgggtttcgatttctcgttcaaccaaatagctaaatatccttttaaaaacgtttcaaaaataaggcaatgttttgcgtttggaaattcgaggaacgtgccctaaggtactgggtttcgatttctcgttcgaccaaatgacttaatatccttttcaaaaattttcaaaataaggcaatgttttgcgtttggaaattcgagaaaacatgccctaaggtactgggtgtcgatttttctcgttcaaccaaatagctaaatatccttttcaaaaatttcaaaataaggcaatgttttgcgtttggaaatttgaggaaCGTGCTctaaggtgctgggtttcgatttctcgtctaaccaaattgacaaatatcctcttgaattttaatccatgccattcaagttttttaaggatcgtattttaaatttctttaaagttttcagtttttcgacattaagacattaagtaatcaactaggtaccaatttttgggcgtatcgagggtgctaatccttcctcgtgcgtaaccgactcccgaacccatttttctgaatttcgtggaccaaaatcgttgttttaataaaattaaatcgtttattaaaaacaaccacttttcaaggtgatccgatcacaccttatcaaaaaaggattggtggcgactcccgtttgttgttttcatttttcaaaacccaagtcgaccccgttttcatccaaaaaatggtgtcaacagcttggcgactccactagggacccaaaataagagagtcaagccacgtgttgattaatttttgttttttgacgaaagttgaaaatttgatttaaatatacgatcctctcattacattttgttttttttgagttatagttttcatcatgttttgtattttaaatttttatatctttctgcgttgcattgcatgaccgttggtcaccccttttaagtgggagtgagaagctagtccttcgtgaggttttcacctccgtgcaggatagtggattgctttcgggatacatccgtacccatgtcttcgtgagattttcatctccgtgcagccatagggaaatgtattcccctgaaccgaactcagtccgtatgagcctataatgggtgaggatcgaggaatctgctggttcgggtacctttattttagaaccaaacctcatgtagtgaaccttaggagcccaccctaggtagaaccactttGAACCCCTAGTAttcacccgaataggtgttctaattatttttgcttgcttttgctttgtactaacctgttttcttttctgttatgattgcattgcattttcatcataaaaagaggtgttgattcacgtccggttgttaaatagagagcttgtcataaggaaatgggtttcttgataaagtggataatACTACGGTTGCCCGAATATGTTCcgagaaaacacaacaagagaaagaTGATAGAGGACAACACAACTATTGCTCTGatgcccgaggattcaagatgacgAAGATTATTCAAGAGCCGCtaaactttcttaaagagaagccaatgAGCATCACAAGGATAAGTGAGCAACGAGTTGTGGCCCGGatcaaacaaaatagagatagaagagacgtccTTTTGAAGAGATCGTGAGATTCATCTTAATGCTCGAATGAAGAAAAGGATTGTTGTCTTGGAATATAAAGGAAAAATCGTATATATATctactttatgtaaagagatttgttttctagaaaagttgttctaatagaatcgaatcaagaatcaacgtctctttcatgcatttgcatcacattgcatcatatgcattagattttcCCGAAGTgaccctaattaggtaaaattatttcagttaacctggaaaccgaAAAAAGTCTATCGACTTAGCATCGTTATGGTAcccgaataaaaaaaatatggacCAAAGATTAAAAAACTTGAACGACTCCAAAGGGGGAGGCAAGACCAACTACAACTGCAAATACAAGAACGGTAAGATAAGGTCCAGCAAGATAGAGTTTTGTGAAGGGGTTGaaaaaatgttcatatcaatgTCATACATGAAGACAACTGAAAATGGACCTTATTAGATAttcgcccttataaacttgggagtgttctaaataaccGGACTGCAGAAGATatccctgtagtatttagagcttactcagagtaatattcagaacacacttgttgcttttagcctagaggcaataagaactcttttgtgaaataggctcatgtctgaacgtcattattttaatggaatgcATCTTTGCGATCTTTTGAACTAATATCCTTTCATTtcttgaatgattatttttattcttttattctttca
This sequence is a window from Gossypium raimondii isolate GPD5lz chromosome 5, ASM2569854v1, whole genome shotgun sequence. Protein-coding genes within it:
- the LOC105767211 gene encoding uncharacterized protein LOC105767211; this encodes MRFNKQISLSDLKRKISTKIASRCGKQMSRLFYRFPISTDPLKFSEMELEDDDDLGTMIAIYCPLGIENPNLVELFAEITEPDPIQMVIPASQRSEIDFDLNVPWEDQSGFVLSAPTPENPNTEIHPEVLATIEDCDEGSDNDDQSHRDPNDDFSDPDLDDIPEDIDEEGPVEGENAIPHPIGNTGPGIIIRNNPGTFMSDVDPDAALAREFSEYPDIVPTHLVHNEFDEEELFIGQQFDNKKDYLHAIKKLSLKLGVDYKVTKSTQSLYAGECWKASSGCKWRVRAALMQGT